Within the Myxococcus virescens genome, the region CACTCCACCTGTTGCTATGCCTCATGGATGACAACCTCCCTTGGTCAGGGAGCGTCCTAGCAACCGGCGCAAATCCCGTGCAAACGGCTCTGCACGGAATCTGTAATTTTCCACCACAACTCAGCGCGTCAAACGTATCCACCGGCACACCTGCCCCCCTGTGAGACACGCGCGCGAAGTTCCCGGTGCTCGCCATCGACGCATGAGTGCGATACGCCCCACACGTTGCGCCCCACCCAGGGAGCGCGCTGGGGAGAGCGACGCACGATGACGAAGAAGACAGCGCTGGCCCGACGTGAGGCCCTGCTCGCGTTGGCCGCGGTCCTTGCCAGCGGATGCGCCACGAGCGCCCCCTCCCCCACGCCCGCACCGCCTTCCGGCACGGTGCGCCTGACGCTCCTTCACCTGGCGGACGTCTACCAGGTCCAGGCCGTCGAGGAAGGAAGGGGGGGCATGGCCCGCGCCGCCACGCTGCGCAAGCAGGTGCTTCGCGAGAGCCCCCACGTCCTGACGCTGATGGGGGGCGACACGCTGTCTCCGTCCGTGGAGTCGCTGGTGGAGGTGGACGGCAAGGCGCTCAAGGGCCGGCACATGGTGGACGCGTGGAATGCGTTCGGCCTGGACTACGCGGTGCTGGGCAACCACGAGTTCGACTTCGGCGACGATGTCCTGCGTGAGCGCATCCGCGAGTCCCGCTTCACGTGGCTCGGGGCCAACGTGCGGGACACGAAGTCCGGGGGCCTCTTCGCGGGGGTCCAGGCCTCCGCGATTCGGGAGTTGGGCGGCATCAAGCTGGGCCTCTTCGGCGTGGTGCTCCAGGAGACAAAGGCCACCACGAAGGCCGGCAAGGACACGCTCTTCGGAGACGTCTGCGAGGCGGCCCGGGGCGAGGTGGCGAAGCTGCGCGAGGCCGGCGCCCAGGTGGTGGTGGCCCTCACCCACCTGACGGCGGACCAGGACCGGGCGCTCACCCGCTGCGTCAAGGTGGACGCGGTGCTCGGGGGGCATGACCACGAGGCGCTGGAGGACCGCAGCACGGGCACGCCCATCTTCAAGGTGGCGGCGGACGCGGTGGACCTGGGCCGGCTCACGCTGGACGTGGACGCGGCGACGGCCGCGGTGCGCCAGGTGACGTGGCAGACGCTGCCGGTGACGCGGCAGGTGCCGGAGGACGCGGCCTTCAACGCGGCCATGCAGCCCTATGCCGCGCTGTTCAACCAGTTGTCCGAGCACGTGGGCCGCTCCCCCGTGGCCCTGGAGGCGCGGGCCGCGCTGGTGCGCACCCAGGAGACGAACCTGGGCTCGTTCGTCGCGGATGCGTTCCGCGCGGCGGCCAGGGCGGACGTGGCGCTGGTCAACGCCGGGGCGCTGCGCGCGGACGCGCTGCTGCCCGCGGGTGGTGTCACCCGGCGGGACTTGCACGCCATCCTGCCGTACGCGGATGAGCTGGTGGTGCTGGAGGTGAAGGGGGACACGCTGCGCGCGGCGCTGGAGAACGGCGTCAGCCTCAGCCGCGAGGACTCACGGCCGGGCCGCTTTCCGCAGGTATCCGGGCTGGAGTTCACCTTCGATTCGGACCGGCCCGCCGGCCAGCGGGTGCTGGGCGTGAAGGTGGGCGGAAGGCCGTTGGACAAGGCAGCCACGTACCGGCTGGCAACGCTGAGCTTCCTCGCCAGCGGCAAGGACGGCTACGACATGCTGCGGAACCAGCCGTCCACGCCGGCCAGGGTGACGGGGAACTCGCCCCTGGACGTGCTGGCGGAGGCGTTCCGCACCGGTACGCCGTCGCCGCATGCCCAGGCGGATGGCCGTATCTCCCGGCGCGGCACGGGCGCCCTGGCCCCCGACGCGCGTCAGCCGCCCGCGCCGCTGAAGTAGGACGGGGCGCGGCGCTCAAGGCGCCGTCCAGCCTCGCACGCGATACACCACACGCCCCGCCAGCTCACGCAGGGCGTCGGTGCTCAGGTTGAGGGCCCCAGACCTCGGCAACCAGCTCATGCGCCGCAGCGGCGTGTTCGACGCCCGCGAGTCCACCGGCAACAGGTCCGGACGCAGCCCCACCGCCGCGAAGCAACCCGCGGCGCGCGGCATGTGCGCGGCGCTCGTCACCAGCAGCAGGGACTTCCACCCTCGCGCCTGGATGATGCGCGCGGACTCCACCGCGTTCTCCCGTGTATTGCGGCTGCGCCCTTCCGTGACGATGCGCTCCCGCGGAATCCCCCACTGCTGGAGCTGCCGGAGCAGCACGTCTGCCTCCACCACCGCCTCGGGCCTCGGGTCCAGCGAACCGCCGGAGATGAGCACCTGCCGAGCCCGGCCCTCGCGCAGCAGCTCGAAGCCCCGCAGCACCCGCTCCGCCGCCGCGTTGTACTCCGGCACGCCGGTGCGCTCCGTGGCGGCTGGATCCAACCCGCCGCCCAGGACGATGACGGCGTCATACGTGGCCCCCGGTTGGAAGGACCGCACCGCCCCCGCCTCCGTCGCCCGCATCAGCCCCATGGCCACCGGCTCGATGGAGAAGGCGTACAGCACCACGCCGCCCAGCACACTCAGCACGCGCGACAGCCGCTCACGTCGCCGCCGCAGCCCCCAGGCCACCAGCCACAGCAGCAGCGCCCAGGAGAGCGGCGCCAGCAGCAGGTCCAGCACCTTCGACAGGAAGAGGAACACGGCGCGCGGCGCCTTTCAGCGCTCGCCCCAGTGGAGCTTCTGCCGGAGGATGGAGAAGTAGGCCACCTTCGGGTTGCGCACCAGGTTCACCCGGTTGGGCGAGCGCACCACCTCGATGCAGTCCCCACCCTGGAGCCCGTGGCCCGTCTGCCCGTCGATGGTCAGGTACGTGTCCGCCGTCTCACTGCGCAGCGTCACCCGGATGGTCCGGTCCGCCGGCACGACGATGGAGCGCTGCGTGAGGGCGTGCGAACAAATGGGCGACAGCACCGTGCAGTCCACCGACGGGTGGACGATGGGCCCCCCCGCCGACAGCGAGTACGCCGTGGAGCCGGTGGGCGTGGCCAGGATGACGCCGTCCGACTTGTAGGTCGTGATGGGGACCCCGTCGATGGACGTCTCGTGGTCGGCGATGCGCGCCAGCGCGCCCTTGTTGATGACCACGTCGTTGAGGACCTCGTCCTCGATGAGCACCCTGCCCCCGCGCAGCAGGCGGCAGGTGAGCTTCATCCGGGAGTCCACCTGGAAGCGCCCCGCGAGCACCTGCTCCAGCATGGGGTACAGCTCTTCCACCGGGACTTCCGTCATGAAGCCCAGGCTGCCCAGGTTGACGCCCAGAATCGGAACCCCGCGGCCACCGAGCAGGCGCGCCGCGTAGATGAGCGTGCCGTCACCGCCCAGCACCACCATCAGGTCCGCCCGGGTCACCAGCTCCCGGTCATCCACCCGCGGCCAGCCCAGCTCATGGGCCAGCGTGCGGTCCGCCAGCACCGACAGGTGGGGGTACCGCTCACGGATTTGAGCCGCGAGCGCTACCGCCTCGGGCTTGTCCCTCTTCGCGACGATTGCCAGGGTCTGCACGCAAACCCGCCTTTGTAGTCCAGGAGGGCCCCGGGCGCGCATGGGAAACGCCCGGGTGCCCGCCGGCCGACACACGTCAGGACGCGGCTTCCAGCGCCTCGCCGTCGTCCTGGGAGACCACGCGGGGCTTCATGGACCGGCCGGCCACCTCGTACTGCTTGAGCAGGCGACGGAAGTTGGAGCGGTCCACGCCCGCCGCGCGCGCGGCGCTGGAGACGTTCTGGTTGTTCTTCTCCAGCAGCGCGGACAGGTAGCGGCGCTCGAAGGCACGCATCGCCAGGCGCTTGGCCTGGGCGTACGGCAGGTGTGCCAGGCTGAACACCTCCACCGTGGAGTCCGGCTGCGGCGCGGACTGGAAGCCCGGCGGCAGGTCCTCCACGTCGATGACCTCGTTGCCCGTCAGCACCACCGCGCGCTCGATGACGTTCTCCAGCTCACGCACGTTGCCCGTCCACCGGTTGCAGGTGAGGGCTTCCATGGCGCGCGGGGAGATGCCCGTCACCTTCTTGTCCGCCTTGGAGGCGTAGAGCTTGAGGAAGTGGTGCGCCAGCAGGGGCACGTCCTCGGGCCGGTCACGCAGGGGCGGCAGGTCGATGGTGATGACGTTGAGGCGGTAGAAGAGGTCCTCGCGGAACTTGCCCTGCTCCTTGGCGCGGGACAGGTCCACGTGGGTGGCGGCGATGACGCGCACGTCCACCTTCACCGGCTCGTTGGCGCCCACGCGCTTGACTTCACCCTCCTGGAGCACGCGCAGCAGACGTACCTGGGTGGCCGGGGGCACGTCGCCAATTTCGTCCAGGAAGATGGTGCCGCCGTCGGCCGCCTCGAAGAGGCCCTTCTTGTTGCCGGTGGCGCCGGTGAAGCTGCCCTTCACGTGACCGAAGAGCTCGCTCTCCAGCAGCGTCTCCGTCAGCGCCGAACAGTTGACCGCCACGAAGGGCTTGTCCTTGCGCGCGCTGCGGTAGTGGATGGCGCGGGCCACCAGCTCCTTGCCGGTGCCGCTCTCCCCCTGGATGAGCACCGTGGCGGTGGAGTGGCTCACCGTCTCCACCAGCTTGAAGACGGAGCGCATCTGCGTGGACTGGCCGATGAGGTCCTCGAACTGGCTGCGGACCGTGAGGGCCTCCTCCAGCGCGCGGGTGCGGTCCTTGAGCGCCTTGCGCTCGGCCGCCTTGGCCACCGTGAGGCTGACCTCGTCGATGTTCTCGAAGGGCTTGGTGAGGTAGTCGTACGCCCCCGCCTTCACCGCCTCCACCGCCGTCTCCACGGTGGCGAAGGCCGTCATCATGATGACCTCCACATCCGGGCGGTCGGCCTTGATGCCGCGCAGCAGGTCCATGCCGGACAGGTTGGGCATCTTGATGTCGAGGACGACCACGTCGATGGTCGGATCCTTCGCGGCCGCCAGGCCCTCCACCGCGTCGTCAATGGCCACCACCGGGTGGCCCTCGCGCTGGAGAATCTGCGTCACGGCCTTGAGGACGACGGAGTCGTCATCCACGACGAGGACTTTGGCGCGCTTGACTTGGTTCACGGCAACCTCTCGAGCTGCAGGGGGATGGGCAGAAAAACGGTGAAGCAGGAGCCTTCGCCGACCTGGGTGTCCACGTGGAAGCTGCCCCCATGGTCCTGGACGATGCGGTAGGCAATGGAGAGCCCCAGGCCGGTGCCTTCACCCGGGGCCTTGGTGGTGAACGACGGCTCGAAGATGCGAGGCAGGTACTTCTCCTCGATACCCGTGCCGGTGTCCGTCACCGCGAAGAAGCAGCGGTCGCCTTCGCGACCCGTCACCAGCTTCAGCTTGCCCTCACGCGTGGGCAGCGACTGGAGACCGTTCTGGAGCAGGTTGAGCACCACCTGCGCGAGCTGACCGGGGTCGCCGTACACCTTCGGCAGGCCGTCCGCGAGCCCCAGCGTCAGCTCCACCGTGGGCATGGACTTGAGCTGCGCGCGGAACAGCACCGCCGCGTCCTCCACGCACTTGGACAAGTCGAAGGGCCGCCGGTCCTCCACGCGGCTGTGGCGGCTGAACTTGAGGAGGCTCTCCACGATGCGCTTGCAGCGCAGCGCGCTCTCCTCGATGAGGCCCAGCGACTCCAGGTCCGCCTCGCTGCGGCCCGCGTCGCGCGACATCAACTGCGCGAAGGCGAGGATGCCGCCCAGCGGGTTGTTGATTTCGTGCGCCACCCCGCCGGCGAGCTGGCCCACTGCGGCCATCTTCTCCGTCTCGATGAGCCGCCGCGTCATCGACTGCTCCTCGGTGACGTCCCGGTAGGTGCAGACGACGCGCTCATCCCCCGTCATGGGGTAGGCGGCCACCACGAAGGTGCGCCCGCCCTGGCGGACCTCACCGCGCGCGCCCTTGCCGCTCTCCACCGCCGCCGGCAGCGGGCAGCCCGTGCACGGCTCGTTGCGGCCGAAGAGGTAGCGGTAGCACGTGGTGTCGGAGGGAATCTCCTCGATGGAGCGCCCCGCCACGTCCGCGTACGCCAGGTTCGCCCGCCGCACCGCGAAGTCCCGCGCGCGCACCACGCACAGCGGCGTCTCCATGCAGTCGAAGGACAGCTCCCACTCGCGCTTGGCCTGGCTCAGCATGCGCGTGCGCTGGGCGACGCGCTCCTCCAGGTCCGCGTTGAGCAGCTTCAGTTCCGCGTTCTGCGCCTGCGTCACCGTGTAGAGCCGCTCGTTCTCCGCCTGGAGCGCGTACTGCTCGAAGGCGCTCTTCACCGTCAGCACCAGGTGGCTGTCGTTCCAGGGCTTGGAGATGAAGCGGAAGATCTCCGACCGGTTGATGGCCTCTTCGATGGCCTGCTGGTCCGCCTGGCCCGTCAGCATGATGCGCTGGGCCCGCGGCTCCTGCTGCTTCACCCGGGTAAGGAAATCGACGCCATTCATCCCCGGCATGCGGAAATCGGAGATGACCACCTCGGGGTGGAAGGCCTCCACCGCCCGCAGGCCCTGCTCGGCGTCCGTCGCCGTCTCGATGTCCCAGTCGCCGCGGCGCAGCACCCGGCGGATGGACTTGAGGATGTTCTCCTCGTCATCCACCAGGAGCAGCCGCCCGCGTGGCGACTCGGCCTGCTGACCGTGGACATATGCGGCTTGAGAACCCATGAATTGTTTCCGCCCCTAGACAAATGCAATGGCCCTGCCAGCAGAAACTCCCTGCCCAACAGTCTGGAATCACGGGCCTTGACATTTCCATGGCGCAAAAAAACACCGGGTCTAATTAGACCCATCCCCACCAAATGGGTCAATACAGACCCCGGGTCTTTGACCCGGGCTAGGTTCCGAGCGGACCGACCGGGAGCTGGGGATGTAGGCAGATGCGATCCCTGCCGTCCCGTTTGGCCTGGTAGAGGGCCTCGTCGGCCGTCAGGAGCAGCTGCTCCGGGGTGAGGACGGTGCGGTGGGGGAAGCTGGAAACCCCCAATGACGCGGTGACTTGCAGGCTGTCCGACACCTCCAGCCGCAGGGCGCGCAGCTCGCGGCGGACGCGCTCGGCGACGGTGAGCGCCCCGGTGAGGTGGGTGCGGGGCAGCAGCACCGCGAACTCCTCGCCGCCATAGCGGGCCACCAGGTCCGTCTCGCGCACGCCCCGGGTGAGCGCGGCGGCCACCTCGCGCAGCACGCCGTCGCCCGCGGAGTGGCCGTACTTGTCGTTGATTTCCTTGAAGAAATCCAAGTCCAGCAGGATGAGCGACAGGGAGTCGTCATAACGCTGGGCACGGCGGAACTCCTCCCTCAGCCGCTCCTGGAAATGGCGGTGGTTGTGGAGGCCCGTGAGGCCGTCCGTCGACGACAGCCGCTGGAGCTCGCTCACCTGGGCGGCGAGCGACTCCATCCGGGCCTTCGCGGCCAGGGCGCGATGCACCCGGGCCACCAGTTCATCCGGCGACCATGGGTCCAATACGACCTCAGCCCCCCGGCGCAGGGCCTCCAGCCAGAGGCCTCTGGGCTCGGGTGGCGCCACGAGCACCACGGGGGGCCCTACCGGGCCTTCCTCGGGTATCAGGCGTTCGAGCAACCCCACGCTGGCCTGGGCGTCCTCGCCCGGGCAGAGCACCACCAGCGATACCTCCCGCGCCAACCTCGGCACCTCCGGGCCGTGGGCGGTGATTCGGAGGGCGAAATCCTCCGGGCCCAGCGCACGGGCCAACCGAGGCAACGTCGACTGCGAGTCGTCCACTACCAGCAGGGTGAAAGGCCTGGAGTTCACAGTGTCCCCGCAAAATGGTGATTTCACGGTATCATAGGCGTGCGACGATATGCGACCCCTGCCATTGGATAAAAACCGGATTCTCTGCTAGCGAGCCGCCAACTTCGCAGGTCCGCCCGCCGAGGTCCCTCGTGGCCCAATACCCAAGCATCAGCCTGTTCTTCCCCGCCTGGAACGAAGAGGACTACGTCGAGCGCGCCGTCAGCCGGGCGCTGGAGGTCCTCCCCGCCCTGACGGACGACTTCGAAATCATCGTCGTCAACGACGCGTCCACGGACCGCACCCGTGAGGTCTGCGAGGCGCTGGCCCTGAAGGTTCCCCAACTGCGTGTCATCCACCACCCCGTGAATCTGAAGCTGGGTGGCGCCATGCGCACCGGGCTGGCGGCCTCGACGAAGGACATCGTCGTGTACTCCGATGTGGACCTGCCCTGGGACATGCGCGAGCTGGAGCGGGCGCTGCACCTGATGTCGTACCTGGAGGCGGACATGATTTGCGCCTTCCGGTTCGACCGCACGAGCGAGGGCCCCAAGCGCATCATCTACTCGTTCGTCTACAACATGCTCATCCGGTCGCTGTTCGACATCCAGATCAAGGACGTCAACTTCAGCTTCAAGGTGATGCACCGGCGCGTGCTGGAGGCCATGGAGCTGCACAGCCAGGGCTCGTTCATCGACGCGGAGCTGGTGGTGAAGGCCATCCGCCAGGGCTTCCGCGTGTTCCAGATGGGCGTGGACTACTTCCCTCGCACGCGCGGCGTGTCCACGCTGGCCTCGCCCTCCGTCATCACGAAGATGGTGCGGGAGCTGGTGAAGCTCTATCCGAAGATGCGCGCGCCGCAGCCGCCAGTGCACCCGGTGCGCTTGCCGCCTTCCGTGCAGCAGCTCCACGCGGTGCCGCCGGGCCGCACGGCGCGAGGCTGAGCCCCGCATGACGCGCCCCCTCACGCGACTGGTGGTGAACGCGGACGACCTGGGGCTCCATGCCTCGCTGGACGCGGGCATCCTCCGCGCGCACCGAGATGGCATCGTCACCAGCGCCACGCTGCTGGCCACGGGCCCCACCGCGCCCGAGGCCGCCGCCCGCGCGAAGGAGGCACGGCTCGCGGTGGGCCTCCACCTGGCGCTCTCCACGCGGCTGCCTCCCGCGGCGCCCGCGCACGAGGTGCCCACGGTAGCACCGGAGGGCCGGCTGCGTGGCAGCTGGGCCGACTTCGCCCGTGCCTGGCTCACCGGACAGGTTCGCCGGGACGAGCTGGCGCGCGAGCTCTCCGCGCAGCTTCAACGGGCCCGCGCCCTGGGCGTGACGGTGGACCACCTGGACGGGCACCAGCACCTGCACCTGCTGCCCGGTGTACGTCCCCTGGTGGAGTCCCTGGCCGCGCGCGAAGGGCTGCCCCTGCGCTGGCCGGACGCCCTGCCTCGCCCGCGCTGGCTGAAGGCGCCGGGCCCCGCGCTGAAGGCCACGGTGCTGGCCGTGCTCGCGCGCGCCGCGCCTCGGGCCCCCAAGGGCGTGCGCCGGGTGAGCGCGGGCGGCGTCTTCGAAGCGGGGATGTTGGACGAGGCCGCCCTGCTCGCGGTGGTGGACACGCTGCCCGCGGGCGACTTCGAGCTGGGCTGTCACCCGGGTGAAGGCACGCCGCACGTCCCCGAGGACCCGGCGTGGCGCTACGGCTGGCAGGCGGAGCTGGCCGCACTGACCAGCACGCGCGTGAAGGCGCGGCTGCACGAGCGCGGCATCGAGCTTCACAGCTACGGAACGCTGTTCTCCGCCACGTAGAGGACGTGCGGCGTGGTGTAGCCCTGCCCCAGGTCCACCACGTCGCGCACCGCGAAGCCCGCGTCCTTCAGGTAGCGCGTCATCTCGGCTCGAGGCTTCAGCGCCATGCCGCCGCTGGCCTTCGTGCGGCCCAGCAGCGACACCATCACCCACTCCTGCGCCAGCGCCTTGCGGTGCTTCCAGGAGCCGTCACCCTCCACCTCCTTGAGCAGCAGCCGCCCGCCGGGCTTCAGCAGGCCCCGCACGGTGGAGAGGAAGCCGGCCCACTTCGACTCCGGCAGCAGGTACAGCACGTCGCACACCACCGCCGCGTCGAAGCGCCCAAGAGCCCCTCGGGCCAGGGTCTCCTCCACGGTGCCTTCCTCGACGCGCACGTTGGGTTGGCCCGCGAGCGCTCGCCGTGCCCAGGCCACCTTGCGCGAGTCCGGGTCCACGCCGTGCACGGTGCGGCCCGGGTCCTCCAGGGCCAGCAGCGCGGACAGCAACCCATGCCCGCAGCCGATGTCCGCCACGGCGCCCACGGGCGTGCGCGCGGCCATGGCCAGCAGCGGCGCGGAGAAGGCCCGCGCGTGGACGTGGAAGCGCTCTGCGACGGGCAGCCCGTCGTAGCGAAGGAGGGCCTGTTCGAGGAGGTCGCTCATGAGACGTAGTAGTCCGCGCCGAAGGCCCACGAGAGGACGAGCAGCGACGCGGCGCCCACCGCCAGCGCCCCGCGCAGCAGCAGCGGCCGTTCGCGCAGGAGCATCGCCGCGGTGAGAAAGACGGGGAAGGCGGACAGCAGGTAGCGCCCCATGCCCATGAAGTCCTTGGTGGACCACGCGGGCAACCCGACGATGGCCAGCACGTAGACGGCGTAGCCCCACCCCAGCAGCTTGCGCGTGGGCCACACCAGCGCTAGCGCCAGCAACGTAAAGAAGGCGTGCGCGGCCAGCCGGAAGGCCTCGCGCTTGTCCTGCGGCGCCAGCACGACGCGCTCGAACCAGCTCACCTTCAGCCACGTGTGCCAGCCCGGAATCTGCTCCCAGCCGGGCGAGCCCTGCACCTTCACGAAGGCCACCGGGTCACCGAACTGGTGCCACAGGAAGAGCATGTACGCGCCGAAGCCCAGGCCCGACAGCACCGGCAGGAAGTCCACCGCGCTCCACTTCTCGCCGCGCGCGTGCTTCCACTCCAGGCGGCGCACCAGCAGGCCCAGCACCACCGCGGGCGCCACGGGCCGGGCCGCGGTGGCCACCGCCGCGACGAGGACGGCGGGCCCCAGGTGCCCGCGCTCCAACAGCAGGAAGGCCGCCACCACCAGCAGGACGAACAGCGCGTCCGAATACATGGCGCCGTAGAAGTAGAGCGTGAAGGGGTAGCAGGCCATCAGCAGCCCGGCCTTCAGCGCCGTGTCCTCGTCCGTCAGCTTGCGCGCCCAGACGGTGAAGAGCATCAACGCCAGCGGGCCGCACAGCAGCGTGATGAGCACGCCGGACTGGTACACATTGGGCCCCAGCGACTCCACCGCGCGGATAAGCAGCGGGTACAGCGGGAAGAACGCCACCGAGCTCTGCTGGCCCGGGGTGAACTGGTAGCCCTCCTGGGCAATCCGCATGTACCAGCTGGAATCCCAGGCCACCCAGCCCATGGTGAAGTACTCGTCGAGCCGGACGACGGGGTTGCTCGGGTCCTTGTGGAAGAAGCGCCAGGCCCCGGCGGTGGCGGCGGCGCCACAGGCCACGACGGCCGACAGGACGACGAGGACGATGGTGCGGGACGCGGAGCGGGCCATGGGGCCCGGGAGGCTCGGGCCAGAGACGGCCTCCGGTCAAGCCCGGGAGCCGCTGATACGCAGGACTCCCGGGTGCAATCACTGGAATGACTCAGCGCGGGTAGAACGTCTTGCCCGCCTTCACCATCTCCACCAGGTGCGGCGCGGGGGCGAAACGCTCCCCGAGCTTGTCGTGGTAGTGCTCCAGCTTGCGCAGCACCTCGGCGGGGCCGCGGCTGTCCACGTAGTGGAAGGGACCGCCCAGGAAGGGCGGGAAGCCCAGGCCGAAGATGGCGCCCACGTCGCCGTCACGCGCGCTGCGGAGGATGCCCTCGCCCAGGCAGCGGATGGCCTCGTTGACCATCTGCAGCACCACGCGCTCCGCCATCTCCGCGCGGTCGAAGGAGCGGCGCTCCGTGCCGTGCGGCAGCAGGGCGTAGATGGAGCTGTCCACCTCCTGCTTCTTCCCGTCCTCGTACAGGTAGAAGCCCTTCTGCGTCTTGCGGCCCAGGCGGCCGTCGGCCACCACCTTCTCCAGGGCCTTGGGCGCCGCCATGCGCTTGCCGAAGGCGGCCTCCATGATGGGGCCCACCTTCTGCGCCACGTCGATGCCCACCTCGTCCAAGAGGGTAATCGGGCCCACGGGGAAGCCGAACTCGACCAGCGCCCTGTCCAGCTCCGCGATGTCCGCGCCTTCCGCCAGCAGGTACGCCGCCTCGTTCAGGTACGGGGCGAGGATGCGCGAGGTGTAGAAGCCCGGCCCGTCGTTGACGACGATGACCGTCTTGCCCTGCTTGCGCCCCACCTCCACGCAGGTGGCCGTCACCCAGTCCGCGGTGCCCGCGTGGGTGATGATCTCCAGCAGCGGCATCTTGTGGACCGGGCTGAAGTAATGCATGCCAATGACTTGCGCCGGCCGGCGGCTGCCCTTGGCCAGCTCCGTAATCGGGATGCTGGAGGTGTTGGACGCGAAGATGGTCTGGTCGCCGGTGACGGCCTCCACCTCCGCGATGATGCGGTGCTTGAGCTTGAGGTCCTCGAACACCGCCTCGATGACCAGGTCCGCGGACTTGAAGCCGCTGTAGTCCGTGCCCGCCGTCACCAGGGCCGACTTCGCCGTGGCCTCGCGGCGCGTGAGCGAGCGCCGCTTCACGCGCTCGTCCAGGATGGACTGCACCTGCTTCATGGCCCGGCCCACGCCCGCGTCGTCCTTGTCCTTCACGCGCACGGGCACGCCCTGGAGCACGCTGGTGACATAGGCGATGCCGCCGCCCATCAGCCCGCCGCCCAGCACCGCCACCTTCTTCACCTCGCGCGGCTTCGCGTCGGGGTTGGAGGTGCCGTTCTCCTTCTTCAGCGCCGTGGTGGCGAAGAAGATTTCGACCAGCCGCTTGGAGACGTCCGACACCACCAGCTCGCCAAAGGCCTTCGCTTCCGCCTCCTGGCCCGCCTTGTGCCCGGACTCCAGGCCCACGCGCACGACCTGGAGCGCCTTCTCCGGCGCGGGGAACTTGCCGCGCGTCTTCTTCAGCAGCTGCTTGCGCGCCTGGTCGAAGAGGACCTTGCGGCCCAGCGGGTTGTCCTCCAGCGCCACCTCCGCCCACAGCTCCTTGTTGGCCAGGCCCTGGATGAAGCCCGCCAGCCCCTTCGCCTTGCCGTTCGCGGCCACGCCCTTGAAGCCCTGGCCGTGACGGCGGTCCACCTTCAGCGTTCCTTCGGCCAGCTCCTTCGCGCGACGCACGGCGATGGCGCGGAGGATGGGCGCCGGCACCACCTCATCCACCACGCCCAGCTTCTTCGCCTTCGCGGGCTTGAGGC harbors:
- a CDS encoding bifunctional metallophosphatase/5'-nucleotidase, producing the protein MTKKTALARREALLALAAVLASGCATSAPSPTPAPPSGTVRLTLLHLADVYQVQAVEEGRGGMARAATLRKQVLRESPHVLTLMGGDTLSPSVESLVEVDGKALKGRHMVDAWNAFGLDYAVLGNHEFDFGDDVLRERIRESRFTWLGANVRDTKSGGLFAGVQASAIRELGGIKLGLFGVVLQETKATTKAGKDTLFGDVCEAARGEVAKLREAGAQVVVALTHLTADQDRALTRCVKVDAVLGGHDHEALEDRSTGTPIFKVAADAVDLGRLTLDVDAATAAVRQVTWQTLPVTRQVPEDAAFNAAMQPYAALFNQLSEHVGRSPVALEARAALVRTQETNLGSFVADAFRAAARADVALVNAGALRADALLPAGGVTRRDLHAILPYADELVVLEVKGDTLRAALENGVSLSREDSRPGRFPQVSGLEFTFDSDRPAGQRVLGVKVGGRPLDKAATYRLATLSFLASGKDGYDMLRNQPSTPARVTGNSPLDVLAEAFRTGTPSPHAQADGRISRRGTGALAPDARQPPAPLK
- a CDS encoding YdcF family protein; amino-acid sequence: MFLFLSKVLDLLLAPLSWALLLWLVAWGLRRRRERLSRVLSVLGGVVLYAFSIEPVAMGLMRATEAGAVRSFQPGATYDAVIVLGGGLDPAATERTGVPEYNAAAERVLRGFELLREGRARQVLISGGSLDPRPEAVVEADVLLRQLQQWGIPRERIVTEGRSRNTRENAVESARIIQARGWKSLLLVTSAAHMPRAAGCFAAVGLRPDLLPVDSRASNTPLRRMSWLPRSGALNLSTDALRELAGRVVYRVRGWTAP
- a CDS encoding NAD(+)/NADH kinase, translating into MQTLAIVAKRDKPEAVALAAQIRERYPHLSVLADRTLAHELGWPRVDDRELVTRADLMVVLGGDGTLIYAARLLGGRGVPILGVNLGSLGFMTEVPVEELYPMLEQVLAGRFQVDSRMKLTCRLLRGGRVLIEDEVLNDVVINKGALARIADHETSIDGVPITTYKSDGVILATPTGSTAYSLSAGGPIVHPSVDCTVLSPICSHALTQRSIVVPADRTIRVTLRSETADTYLTIDGQTGHGLQGGDCIEVVRSPNRVNLVRNPKVAYFSILRQKLHWGER
- a CDS encoding sigma-54-dependent transcriptional regulator; protein product: MNQVKRAKVLVVDDDSVVLKAVTQILQREGHPVVAIDDAVEGLAAAKDPTIDVVVLDIKMPNLSGMDLLRGIKADRPDVEVIMMTAFATVETAVEAVKAGAYDYLTKPFENIDEVSLTVAKAAERKALKDRTRALEEALTVRSQFEDLIGQSTQMRSVFKLVETVSHSTATVLIQGESGTGKELVARAIHYRSARKDKPFVAVNCSALTETLLESELFGHVKGSFTGATGNKKGLFEAADGGTIFLDEIGDVPPATQVRLLRVLQEGEVKRVGANEPVKVDVRVIAATHVDLSRAKEQGKFREDLFYRLNVITIDLPPLRDRPEDVPLLAHHFLKLYASKADKKVTGISPRAMEALTCNRWTGNVRELENVIERAVVLTGNEVIDVEDLPPGFQSAPQPDSTVEVFSLAHLPYAQAKRLAMRAFERRYLSALLEKNNQNVSSAARAAGVDRSNFRRLLKQYEVAGRSMKPRVVSQDDGEALEAAS
- a CDS encoding ATP-binding protein; its protein translation is MGSQAAYVHGQQAESPRGRLLLVDDEENILKSIRRVLRRGDWDIETATDAEQGLRAVEAFHPEVVISDFRMPGMNGVDFLTRVKQQEPRAQRIMLTGQADQQAIEEAINRSEIFRFISKPWNDSHLVLTVKSAFEQYALQAENERLYTVTQAQNAELKLLNADLEERVAQRTRMLSQAKREWELSFDCMETPLCVVRARDFAVRRANLAYADVAGRSIEEIPSDTTCYRYLFGRNEPCTGCPLPAAVESGKGARGEVRQGGRTFVVAAYPMTGDERVVCTYRDVTEEQSMTRRLIETEKMAAVGQLAGGVAHEINNPLGGILAFAQLMSRDAGRSEADLESLGLIEESALRCKRIVESLLKFSRHSRVEDRRPFDLSKCVEDAAVLFRAQLKSMPTVELTLGLADGLPKVYGDPGQLAQVVLNLLQNGLQSLPTREGKLKLVTGREGDRCFFAVTDTGTGIEEKYLPRIFEPSFTTKAPGEGTGLGLSIAYRIVQDHGGSFHVDTQVGEGSCFTVFLPIPLQLERLP
- a CDS encoding GGDEF domain-containing response regulator, with amino-acid sequence MKSPFCGDTVNSRPFTLLVVDDSQSTLPRLARALGPEDFALRITAHGPEVPRLAREVSLVVLCPGEDAQASVGLLERLIPEEGPVGPPVVLVAPPEPRGLWLEALRRGAEVVLDPWSPDELVARVHRALAAKARMESLAAQVSELQRLSSTDGLTGLHNHRHFQERLREEFRRAQRYDDSLSLILLDLDFFKEINDKYGHSAGDGVLREVAAALTRGVRETDLVARYGGEEFAVLLPRTHLTGALTVAERVRRELRALRLEVSDSLQVTASLGVSSFPHRTVLTPEQLLLTADEALYQAKRDGRDRICLHPQLPVGPLGT